A portion of the Mesobacillus sp. AQ2 genome contains these proteins:
- a CDS encoding ABC transporter ATP-binding protein produces the protein MGSIRRYLKFVKPYRLQIIGTIIIGILKFAIPLLIPLLIKFVLDDVIGNDTLTKSEKTDKLFWVMGIMIVVFVVLRPPIEYYRQYFAQWTASKILYDIRDRLFSHMQRLSYKYYSNTRAGEVISRMINDVEQTKTFVVTGLMNLWLDVATILIAAAIMFTMDVKLTFVSLILFPFYAFSVRYFFGNLRKLTRERSQALAGVQSYLHERVAGISVIKSFAIEDYEQTQFDRQNKNFLTKALEHTSWNAKAFAVVNTITDIAPLLVIGFSGYQVLHGSLTIGEMAAFIAYIDRLYNPLRRLVNSSTTLTQSIASMDRVFEFMDEKYDIKDSPDAVELKKVHGDISFKNVSFSYEEDGETVLKCLNIEVEKGETIALVGMSGGGKSSFVSLIPRFFDVTDGEILLDGKDIRSFKVRSLRDKIGMVAQDNILFSESVKSNILLGKPGASDEEVIQAAKAANAHEFIMNLPEGYDTKVGERGVKLSGGQKQRVAIARVFLKNPPILILDEATSALDLESEHLIQEAIEKLAKDRTTFVVAHRLSTITHADRIVLIEHGEIVEVGSHEELMAKQGGYHRLFQVQQLEN, from the coding sequence TTGGGCAGCATCCGCAGATACTTAAAATTCGTCAAACCATACAGGCTGCAAATCATTGGCACCATCATCATCGGAATCCTGAAATTTGCGATTCCATTATTGATTCCGCTTTTGATCAAATTCGTGCTCGATGATGTCATCGGTAACGATACCTTGACCAAGAGTGAAAAAACGGACAAATTATTCTGGGTCATGGGCATCATGATCGTTGTTTTTGTCGTTCTCAGGCCGCCGATTGAATACTATCGTCAATATTTCGCGCAATGGACAGCGAGCAAAATCCTCTATGATATAAGGGATAGATTGTTTTCCCATATGCAGAGGCTCAGTTATAAATATTATTCAAATACGAGAGCCGGAGAGGTCATCTCGAGAATGATCAATGATGTCGAGCAGACAAAGACTTTCGTTGTTACGGGACTGATGAATCTGTGGCTGGATGTTGCTACGATTTTGATAGCGGCTGCTATCATGTTTACGATGGACGTGAAGTTAACATTCGTTTCCCTGATCCTGTTTCCATTTTACGCTTTTTCGGTAAGATACTTCTTTGGGAATCTTCGAAAGCTTACGAGGGAACGGTCACAGGCACTTGCAGGAGTACAAAGCTATCTGCATGAAAGAGTGGCCGGGATTTCGGTCATCAAAAGCTTTGCGATTGAGGATTATGAACAGACACAGTTTGACCGGCAGAATAAAAACTTTTTAACAAAAGCGCTTGAACATACAAGCTGGAACGCAAAAGCATTTGCTGTGGTCAATACGATTACTGATATAGCCCCGCTCCTTGTCATCGGCTTTTCTGGTTATCAGGTACTCCACGGAAGTCTCACGATCGGGGAAATGGCAGCGTTCATCGCCTATATTGACAGATTGTACAATCCGTTGCGCCGACTGGTGAATTCATCGACGACGCTGACACAGTCGATTGCTTCAATGGACCGGGTATTCGAGTTCATGGATGAGAAATATGATATTAAGGATTCTCCTGATGCAGTGGAATTGAAAAAAGTACATGGTGACATTTCTTTTAAAAATGTTAGCTTCTCGTATGAAGAAGACGGGGAGACGGTACTGAAGTGTTTGAATATAGAGGTTGAAAAGGGTGAAACGATCGCGCTTGTTGGAATGAGCGGCGGCGGGAAGTCATCGTTTGTCAGCCTGATTCCGAGATTCTTCGATGTCACAGATGGAGAAATCCTTCTTGACGGCAAGGACATCCGCTCATTCAAAGTCCGTTCATTGCGCGATAAAATCGGGATGGTTGCACAGGATAATATTTTATTCAGTGAATCGGTGAAATCCAATATACTTTTGGGCAAGCCAGGTGCAAGCGATGAAGAAGTAATCCAGGCTGCAAAAGCCGCGAATGCCCATGAATTTATTATGAATCTTCCCGAAGGCTATGATACCAAAGTAGGGGAAAGAGGAGTCAAGCTTTCCGGCGGCCAAAAACAACGTGTCGCCATAGCGCGAGTCTTCCTTAAGAATCCGCCTATTTTAATTCTTGACGAAGCCACTTCAGCACTTGATCTTGAGAGTGAACATCTTATCCAGGAAGCGATTGAAAAGCTGGCGAAGGACAGGACAACCTTCGTAGTAGCCCACCGCTTATCCACGATCACCCATGCAGACAGGATCGTCCTGATTGAGCATGGTGAAATCGTCGAAGTTGGAAGCCATGAAGAATTGATGGCAAAACAGGGCGGCTATCATAGGTTGTTCCAGGTACAGCAGCTGGAAAATTAA
- a CDS encoding ABC transporter permease → MEISTQKQMPPPAVQAEEKVASPWAEAWYSFKKNKLAVVGTVIVLFFILLAIFAPLITPEGINDQKMEVRLQAPSADHWFGTDDFGRDIFSRVVFGARISLWVGTFAVMGSIIVGCLLGILAGYYGRWVDTIISRAFDIMLAFPSILLAIAIVAVLGPSLRNALIAIAIINIPNFGRLIRSRVLSVKEEEYIMAAKAVGMKDSRILFQHILPNSMAPIIVQGTLAIATAIIEAAALGFLGLGADAPNPEWGKMLADAKDYMIQAPWTMIFPGLAIMLTVLGFNLMGDGLRDALDPRMKS, encoded by the coding sequence ATGGAGATTTCAACTCAAAAACAAATGCCGCCGCCGGCCGTGCAGGCAGAGGAAAAAGTGGCGTCTCCCTGGGCAGAAGCATGGTATAGTTTCAAGAAGAATAAACTGGCCGTTGTCGGAACGGTAATTGTCTTGTTCTTTATTTTGCTGGCAATCTTTGCTCCATTGATTACGCCAGAGGGCATCAATGACCAGAAAATGGAGGTCCGTCTCCAAGCTCCTTCAGCAGATCATTGGTTCGGCACAGACGACTTTGGCCGTGATATCTTTTCCAGGGTTGTTTTTGGAGCAAGGATTTCTTTATGGGTAGGAACCTTTGCGGTAATGGGTTCAATCATCGTAGGCTGCCTGCTCGGTATCCTTGCCGGTTACTATGGCCGATGGGTAGATACCATTATATCAAGAGCTTTTGATATCATGCTGGCATTCCCAAGCATTCTATTGGCAATTGCCATTGTTGCTGTTCTCGGACCTTCCCTTAGGAATGCGCTCATAGCGATAGCAATCATTAATATTCCAAACTTTGGAAGGTTGATTCGGTCTAGGGTACTCAGTGTTAAGGAAGAGGAATATATCATGGCAGCGAAGGCGGTCGGGATGAAGGACAGCCGGATCCTGTTCCAGCATATTCTGCCAAATAGTATGGCGCCAATCATCGTCCAGGGCACATTGGCCATTGCGACGGCGATTATTGAAGCGGCCGCACTCGGCTTCCTTGGGCTTGGTGCTGACGCTCCAAATCCTGAATGGGGAAAGATGCTTGCAGATGCAAAAGATTATATGATCCAGGCACCATGGACAATGATTTTTCCTGGGCTTGCCATCATGCTGACCGTACTTGGTTTCAACCTGATGGGTGATGGCCTGAGGGATGCACTGGATCCAAGAATGAAGAGCTAA
- a CDS encoding dipeptide ABC transporter ATP-binding protein yields the protein MAEVLLKVDGLKKYFPITGGILGKQTGAVKAVDDISFWVNKGETLGLVGESGCGKSTTGRMLMRLIDPTEGQVVFEGKDLVTLSDSDMRKARKDMQMVFQDPFASLNPRHTVEKILEEPLIVHGIGTKKERKQMVREMLEVVGLSSYHAKRYPHQFSGGQRQRIGIARALMTRPKLIIADEPVSALDVSIQSQVLNLLEDLQKEFQLTYIFIAHDLGVVKHISDRVGVMYLGRLVEITDADKLYEKPLHPYTRALLSAVPIPDPDIKRDGVLLTGDLPSPSNPPQGCAFHTRCKECMEICKTDRPALREIEPGHFAACHLYS from the coding sequence ATGGCAGAAGTACTGTTAAAAGTTGATGGTCTTAAAAAATACTTTCCTATTACAGGCGGGATCCTGGGAAAACAGACCGGGGCAGTCAAAGCAGTTGATGATATCAGCTTCTGGGTGAACAAAGGGGAAACCCTCGGTCTGGTAGGAGAGTCTGGCTGCGGGAAATCGACAACAGGCAGGATGCTGATGCGCCTGATTGATCCGACAGAAGGGCAGGTCGTGTTTGAAGGGAAGGATTTGGTGACCCTTTCTGATAGCGATATGCGCAAGGCCAGAAAGGATATGCAGATGGTGTTCCAGGACCCCTTTGCGTCTTTGAACCCACGGCATACTGTTGAAAAGATCCTCGAGGAACCTCTCATCGTCCATGGAATCGGAACGAAAAAGGAACGAAAGCAAATGGTCAGGGAAATGCTGGAGGTAGTCGGCCTCAGCAGTTACCATGCCAAACGGTATCCCCACCAGTTCAGCGGCGGCCAGCGTCAGAGGATCGGGATCGCCCGGGCGCTGATGACAAGGCCAAAGCTGATCATCGCTGATGAACCAGTTTCAGCACTGGACGTATCCATCCAATCGCAAGTATTGAATTTGCTGGAGGACCTGCAAAAGGAATTCCAGCTGACCTATATTTTTATCGCCCACGATCTTGGTGTGGTCAAACATATCAGCGATAGAGTGGGAGTCATGTATTTAGGCAGACTAGTAGAAATCACGGATGCGGATAAGCTGTACGAAAAACCGCTGCATCCTTACACCAGGGCATTACTTTCGGCGGTGCCGATTCCAGATCCAGATATCAAAAGGGATGGGGTACTGCTGACTGGCGACCTTCCAAGTCCGTCGAATCCACCCCAGGGGTGCGCCTTCCATACAAGGTGCAAGGAGTGTATGGAAATCTGCAAGACAGACAGGCCCGCACTGCGGGAGATTGAACCAGGTCATTTTGCTGCCTGCCATCTGTATTCCTGA
- a CDS encoding ABC transporter ATP-binding protein, whose protein sequence is MVHAPVLEVKNLRTSFITKDGEVPAVDDVSFSVNKGEILGIVGESGSGKSVTSLSVMKLIPQPPGKIAGGEILLNGEDLVHASESRMREIRGNEVAMIFQEPMTSLNPLFTIGEQLVEALKIHKKLGKKAAYQQAVEMLKLVGLPRAEQIVKEYPHQLSGGMRQRVMIAMALSCHPRVLIADEPTTALDVTIQAQILALMKDLNEKLDTAIIMITHDLGVVAEVCQRVAVMYAGKIVEEGLVGDIFKNPKHPYTLGLLKSIPDIRDKKERLYSIPGNVPKPGSIKTGCRFAARCEFVMDRCLSVDPELYETDRPGHTVRCLLHEKEGVADGRSTVKS, encoded by the coding sequence GTGGTACATGCTCCGGTTTTAGAAGTGAAAAATTTAAGAACATCATTTATCACCAAAGATGGTGAGGTTCCAGCGGTAGATGATGTCAGCTTTTCGGTCAATAAAGGTGAAATCCTTGGAATAGTCGGAGAATCGGGCAGTGGAAAGAGCGTGACATCCTTGTCCGTCATGAAGCTGATTCCGCAGCCGCCGGGAAAAATTGCTGGAGGCGAAATCCTTCTCAATGGCGAAGACCTGGTGCACGCTTCAGAGTCCAGGATGAGGGAAATCCGCGGAAATGAAGTGGCGATGATTTTCCAGGAGCCGATGACTTCGTTGAATCCATTATTCACAATTGGTGAACAGCTGGTGGAAGCGTTGAAAATACATAAGAAGCTCGGCAAAAAGGCGGCATATCAGCAGGCAGTGGAGATGTTGAAGCTTGTCGGCCTTCCCAGGGCAGAGCAAATTGTCAAGGAGTACCCCCACCAGCTTTCAGGCGGGATGAGACAAAGGGTCATGATTGCGATGGCACTCAGCTGCCACCCTCGGGTGCTGATTGCAGATGAGCCGACAACTGCACTTGATGTAACCATCCAGGCGCAGATCCTGGCATTGATGAAGGATTTGAATGAAAAGCTCGATACGGCGATTATCATGATCACTCATGACCTTGGTGTCGTAGCAGAAGTATGCCAGCGTGTCGCTGTCATGTATGCCGGAAAGATTGTTGAGGAAGGGCTTGTCGGGGATATCTTCAAAAACCCTAAGCACCCTTATACTCTTGGCCTGCTTAAATCGATTCCTGATATCCGGGATAAAAAGGAACGCTTATATTCGATACCTGGCAATGTGCCGAAGCCCGGTTCAATCAAGACCGGCTGCCGATTTGCGGCCAGATGCGAATTCGTCATGGACAGATGCCTGAGCGTGGACCCGGAACTCTATGAAACTGACAGGCCAGGTCATACTGTTCGCTGCCTGTTGCATGAGAAGGAGGGAGTAGCCGATGGCAGAAGTACTGTTAAAAGTTGA
- a CDS encoding ABC transporter substrate-binding protein codes for MKRRFGLMFFAFILILSMGLAGCNNDSGGKKTGGESGSEGGSSSGGTLVFGRGGDSTSLDPAVTTEGEAFKVTKNIYETLIEFGEQDTEIHPGLAEEWSESEDGLKHTLKLRKGVKFHDGTDFNAEAVVFNFERWKAGNKEQFYYYNSQFGDVIKEVKAVDEYTVEFTLNRILAPFYKNLAMSPFGIASPAAIEKYGDKFIENPVGTGPFKFKEWKRNDKVTLVKNEDYWEKGLPKLDEVIFRVIPENSARLNALNTGEVDIIDGVNFSDVESIENNKDLQTFYRPSLNVAYLGLNNERGPLKDKKVRQALNHAVNKQALIDAFYAGAAEPAKNPMPKTVAGYNDAVEAYEYDPEKAKALLKEAGFEDGFEIELWAMPVPRPYMPDGKKVAEAIQKDFAEVGVKAKIVSYEWATYLEKTRTGEADSFLLGWTGDNGDADNFLYVLLDQDNIDSNNYARYANPKVHDLFIKAQSTNDQAEREKLYKEAQLLIKEDAPWIPLVHSEPALAGRADVTGFKAHPTGSDILSTVEFKK; via the coding sequence ATGAAAAGGCGTTTTGGATTAATGTTTTTTGCTTTTATCCTCATCCTTAGCATGGGGCTTGCCGGCTGTAATAATGATTCCGGCGGCAAGAAAACAGGCGGGGAATCTGGTTCTGAAGGCGGATCATCGTCTGGCGGAACTCTAGTATTTGGCCGTGGCGGCGATTCAACTTCGCTTGACCCAGCTGTAACTACAGAAGGTGAAGCATTTAAAGTAACAAAAAACATCTATGAAACTCTTATCGAATTCGGTGAGCAGGATACAGAAATTCACCCAGGTCTTGCAGAAGAATGGTCAGAGTCCGAAGATGGTTTGAAGCATACACTTAAACTTCGTAAAGGTGTTAAATTCCATGACGGCACCGATTTCAACGCCGAAGCAGTCGTATTCAACTTCGAGCGCTGGAAGGCCGGAAATAAAGAACAATTCTATTACTATAATTCGCAATTTGGCGATGTAATCAAGGAAGTAAAAGCAGTGGATGAGTATACAGTTGAATTCACATTGAACCGTATCCTTGCTCCATTCTACAAAAACCTTGCGATGTCACCATTCGGGATTGCAAGCCCTGCTGCAATCGAGAAGTATGGTGATAAGTTCATTGAAAATCCAGTAGGTACTGGTCCATTTAAGTTCAAGGAATGGAAGCGCAATGACAAAGTAACATTGGTGAAAAACGAAGATTACTGGGAGAAGGGACTTCCAAAGCTTGATGAAGTCATCTTCCGTGTCATCCCAGAAAACTCAGCTCGTCTGAATGCTCTTAACACAGGAGAAGTCGACATCATTGATGGCGTGAACTTCAGTGATGTTGAATCCATCGAAAACAACAAGGATCTGCAGACGTTCTACCGACCTTCTTTGAACGTGGCCTACCTTGGCCTGAACAACGAACGCGGACCTCTTAAGGATAAGAAAGTACGCCAGGCATTGAATCATGCGGTTAATAAGCAAGCGCTCATCGACGCTTTCTATGCCGGTGCTGCAGAGCCTGCCAAGAACCCAATGCCAAAGACAGTTGCAGGATATAACGATGCTGTAGAAGCATATGAATATGATCCAGAGAAGGCTAAGGCGCTTTTAAAGGAAGCAGGCTTTGAAGATGGTTTTGAAATTGAACTATGGGCAATGCCAGTTCCAAGACCATATATGCCAGATGGAAAGAAAGTTGCTGAAGCGATTCAGAAAGATTTTGCTGAAGTGGGCGTAAAAGCGAAGATTGTTTCTTACGAGTGGGCGACATATCTAGAAAAAACACGTACTGGTGAAGCAGATTCATTCCTTCTGGGCTGGACTGGTGACAATGGTGATGCTGACAACTTCCTGTATGTCCTATTAGACCAGGATAATATCGACAGCAATAACTATGCTCGCTATGCAAACCCGAAAGTGCATGATCTGTTCATCAAGGCTCAGTCTACAAATGACCAGGCTGAACGCGAAAAACTGTATAAGGAAGCTCAATTGTTAATTAAAGAAGATGCTCCATGGATTCCGCTTGTCCACTCTGAGCCTGCACTTGCGGGAAGAGCAGATGTAACTGGATTCAAGGCACATCCGACAGGATCTGATATTCTTTCAACGGTTGAATTCAAAAAATAA
- a CDS encoding aromatic acid exporter family protein — MKLGARILKTGIAITLALFLSNIFNLPSPVFAGIAAIFALQPTVYRSYQSIIEHIQGNLIGAATAVLFVMAFGNSIFIIGLAAVLVITLNLKLNLEKTISLSMVTLIAIMETPGDNFIQFAVIRFSTIMLGVVSAFIVNLVFLPPKYENKLYYKSSILSEEITKWIRLSTRHASEHQLLKADIEKLREGIIKLDQLYMMYKEERDYFKKNTLAKSRKLVIYRQMINTVKKSLETLRRLHRYENEFNQLPVEFQEVIQQQLDYLINHHEQVMLKYVGKVRPETSYIAGEVCLDKKQLFELFLAQRNELDQTNSQMLYHVMQLVSIIMEYGEQVEHLDKLVTSFQSYHKDDGNITIEQNTEI; from the coding sequence ATGAAACTTGGTGCCCGCATTTTAAAAACGGGAATTGCCATTACTCTTGCATTATTTTTATCGAATATTTTCAATCTGCCATCACCGGTATTTGCCGGGATTGCAGCGATTTTTGCCCTGCAGCCCACTGTATATCGCTCTTATCAATCAATCATTGAACATATCCAGGGCAATCTGATCGGTGCCGCGACCGCGGTCTTGTTCGTCATGGCGTTTGGCAACAGCATTTTCATCATCGGCCTTGCGGCGGTACTGGTTATTACGTTAAACCTTAAGCTGAATCTGGAAAAGACGATTTCACTTTCGATGGTAACTCTAATTGCAATCATGGAGACGCCTGGCGATAATTTCATCCAATTTGCTGTGATTCGTTTCTCGACCATCATGCTCGGGGTTGTTTCTGCATTCATTGTCAATCTAGTTTTCCTGCCTCCGAAGTATGAAAACAAACTTTATTACAAGAGTTCCATTCTATCAGAGGAAATTACGAAATGGATCAGGCTGAGCACACGCCACGCCTCCGAGCACCAGCTCCTTAAGGCAGACATCGAGAAGCTTCGCGAAGGCATTATCAAGCTCGATCAGCTATACATGATGTACAAAGAAGAACGTGATTATTTTAAGAAAAATACACTCGCTAAATCACGTAAACTCGTCATCTATAGACAGATGATCAACACGGTTAAAAAATCATTGGAAACACTGAGAAGGCTTCATCGATACGAGAATGAATTCAACCAGCTCCCGGTAGAATTCCAGGAAGTCATTCAGCAGCAGCTTGATTACCTGATCAATCATCATGAACAAGTAATGCTGAAGTATGTCGGAAAAGTCCGCCCTGAAACTTCCTATATCGCGGGTGAGGTCTGCCTGGACAAAAAACAGCTTTTTGAATTGTTTTTGGCGCAAAGAAATGAGCTGGATCAAACAAACAGCCAGATGCTGTACCACGTCATGCAATTAGTCTCGATCATCATGGAATACGGCGAGCAAGTTGAACACCTCGATAAACTCGTGACAAGCTTCCAGTCCTATCATAAAGATGACGGCAATATCACGATCGAACAAAATACTGAAATTTAA
- a CDS encoding ABC transporter permease, producing the protein MFAYSVRRIFSLIPVLLGLSLIVFFMIRAIPGDPAQVILGQLATKDAIADLTRELGLDQPWYMQYFNYLGGLLTGDLGQSLRTKSEISNEVWPYLAATMELSFVAMMIAIFIGVNAGIISAWFQNSWFDYGAMVLALVGVSMPIFWLGLMEQWMFAINLDILPTSGREEVRNPVDAITNFYIIDTLIQGRTDQFVEVLKHLVLPAMALATIPMAIIARITRSTMLEVMRSDFIRTARAKGLSMFWVVYKHSLKNAIIPVLTVIGLQTGLLLGGAILTETIFSWPGIGRYIYEAINYRDYPVIQSGILIIALIFVLINLVVDLLYAAIDPRIKYR; encoded by the coding sequence GTGTTTGCCTATTCTGTCAGAAGGATTTTTTCACTAATTCCTGTACTGTTGGGACTATCACTTATTGTATTTTTCATGATCCGAGCAATCCCTGGCGATCCCGCCCAAGTCATTCTCGGACAGTTGGCGACTAAAGATGCCATTGCGGATTTAACGAGAGAGCTTGGACTCGACCAGCCGTGGTACATGCAATATTTTAATTATCTTGGTGGGCTGTTGACAGGGGACTTAGGACAATCACTAAGGACGAAGTCGGAAATAAGCAATGAAGTCTGGCCATATCTAGCCGCAACGATGGAACTTTCATTTGTCGCGATGATGATTGCGATTTTTATAGGTGTCAATGCGGGAATCATCAGTGCGTGGTTCCAGAATTCCTGGTTTGATTACGGTGCAATGGTATTAGCGCTTGTCGGTGTATCGATGCCGATTTTTTGGCTTGGTTTGATGGAACAATGGATGTTCGCCATCAATCTCGATATCCTGCCGACCTCCGGGCGAGAAGAAGTAAGGAACCCGGTCGATGCCATCACAAATTTTTATATTATTGATACATTGATCCAGGGGAGAACTGACCAGTTTGTCGAGGTACTTAAGCATCTTGTCCTGCCGGCCATGGCGCTGGCAACGATTCCGATGGCCATCATCGCAAGGATCACCCGCTCGACAATGCTTGAGGTCATGAGGTCTGATTTTATCAGAACTGCAAGAGCGAAAGGGTTGAGCATGTTCTGGGTCGTTTACAAACACTCCCTGAAAAATGCAATCATCCCTGTATTGACGGTTATCGGTTTGCAGACAGGCCTTCTGCTTGGCGGCGCGATCCTTACCGAAACGATCTTCAGTTGGCCGGGGATTGGCCGATATATTTACGAAGCAATCAATTACCGCGATTATCCGGTAATCCAATCCGGCATCCTGATCATTGCGCTCATCTTTGTACTGATCAATCTAGTAGTGGACTTATTGTATGCAGCAATTGATCCTCGGATCAAATACCGTTGA